From the genome of Nocardia sp. NBC_01503, one region includes:
- a CDS encoding type VII secretion target has translation MADLSVDTDAVRGFATTQHGVAADIAATGGLDTVGHVAAMTPVFGLIGADFLASFAVAELLHDRDINALSARFSHLGQAAFGSAATYDSADGSFASGLGSVASQIGEQV, from the coding sequence ATGGCCGATCTCTCGGTCGATACGGACGCGGTCCGCGGCTTCGCGACCACGCAGCACGGTGTCGCCGCCGATATCGCCGCCACGGGCGGACTCGATACGGTCGGGCATGTCGCGGCCATGACGCCGGTCTTCGGACTCATCGGCGCGGACTTCCTGGCCAGCTTCGCCGTCGCCGAGCTACTCCACGACAGAGACATCAACGCGCTCTCCGCGCGGTTCTCGCACCTCGGCCAGGCCGCCTTCGGCTCCGCCGCCACCTACGACTCGGCCGACGGCTCCTTCGCGAGCGGGCTGGGGAGCGTGGCGAGCCAGATCGGGGAGCAGGTATGA